A single genomic interval of uncultured Desulfobacter sp. harbors:
- the nrfD gene encoding NrfD/PsrC family molybdoenzyme membrane anchor subunit, with protein MLEIAIQGSKKYWLWIVLLLAVMGAGAIAYVDQFLNGLQITGMSRDVSWGFYIANFTFLVGVAAGGVMVVIPYYLHDYERFHRITILGEFLAVACLIMCLLFIVVDLGQPIRMLNVLLYPTPHSMLFYDMIVLNGYLFLNIVVGWKVLEAERNQVEPVWWTKPLVYLSIPFAIGIHTVTAYLYCGLPGRGFWLTAILAPRFLASAFAAGPAFLIILCYIIKKFTKFDPGWEAMQTLSKIVCYAIIANLFFFACECFVVYYSGIPSHLSHTQYLLFGLHGHNMMVPWMWSALILMGLGAIFLLIPKLRNNRALLPVTCAMIFFGAWIDKALGMIAGGFVPSPLHHVNEYAPTLQEGIIALGVYGAGFFVLTILYKLATTVKEEVRG; from the coding sequence ATGCTTGAGATAGCTATTCAAGGAAGTAAAAAATATTGGTTGTGGATTGTCCTTTTGCTCGCCGTAATGGGCGCAGGCGCCATCGCCTACGTTGATCAGTTCCTGAACGGTCTGCAGATCACGGGCATGAGCCGGGACGTCTCCTGGGGATTTTACATCGCCAATTTCACCTTTCTTGTGGGTGTTGCCGCAGGTGGTGTTATGGTGGTTATCCCCTATTACCTGCATGATTATGAACGGTTTCACAGAATCACGATTTTAGGTGAATTCCTGGCAGTTGCCTGTCTGATTATGTGCCTGCTGTTCATTGTTGTGGACTTAGGTCAACCCATCCGTATGCTGAATGTGCTCTTGTACCCCACCCCCCACTCCATGCTCTTTTATGACATGATTGTTCTCAACGGGTATCTGTTTTTGAACATTGTTGTGGGCTGGAAGGTACTTGAAGCTGAAAGAAACCAGGTGGAACCGGTGTGGTGGACAAAACCCCTTGTGTATCTCTCCATCCCCTTTGCCATCGGCATCCATACAGTAACCGCATACCTGTACTGCGGTCTGCCCGGTCGTGGGTTCTGGTTGACGGCCATCCTGGCCCCCAGATTCCTGGCATCTGCCTTTGCTGCAGGTCCTGCGTTTCTGATCATCCTTTGTTACATTATTAAAAAATTCACCAAGTTTGATCCAGGCTGGGAAGCCATGCAGACCTTGTCAAAAATTGTCTGCTACGCCATCATTGCCAACCTGTTCTTTTTTGCTTGTGAATGTTTCGTGGTTTACTACTCTGGAATCCCCAGTCATCTGTCCCATACCCAGTACCTGCTGTTCGGTCTGCATGGCCACAACATGATGGTGCCCTGGATGTGGAGTGCCCTGATCCTCATGGGTTTAGGCGCTATTTTCCTGCTGATTCCCAAACTGAGAAACAATCGCGCCCTGTTGCCTGTCACCTGCGCCATGATATTTTTCGGTGCCTGGATCGACAAGGCGCTTGGCATGATCGCCGGTGGTTTTGTTCCTTCTCCGCTACATCACGTGAATGAATATGCCCCCACACTCCAAGAAGGAATCATTGCCCTGGGTGTATACGGCGCAGGCTTTTTTGTACTGACTATTCTGTACAAACTTGCCACCACGGTTAAAGAAGAGGTTCGCGGGTAG
- a CDS encoding 4Fe-4S dicluster domain-containing protein → MMIKSRRSFLKVAGIAAIGMGAAPVMTLAASDSHGSAQPKMEKNEEALHAKRWGMLIDTSKLNEDVVEAIKEACHKSHNVPDFTIEPDAEKYPGTRPVRDGQEITWIWDEHFHHAFPDKEDEFLAEKFHDLPFLVTCNHCKNPPCVQACPTQATFKREDGIVIMDYHRCIGCRFCMAACPYGSRNFNFRDPRPFIEETDPDFPTRTKGVVEKCNLCAERLAKGEQPHCVEASEGAIVVGDLEDPESEIRHLLAEHYTIRRKQSLGTEPSVYYIV, encoded by the coding sequence ATGATGATAAAGAGCAGAAGAAGCTTTCTTAAAGTAGCGGGTATTGCTGCCATCGGAATGGGTGCTGCTCCGGTAATGACCCTTGCCGCATCAGACTCCCACGGCAGCGCCCAACCGAAAATGGAGAAAAACGAAGAGGCCCTGCATGCCAAACGCTGGGGTATGCTCATTGACACCTCCAAGCTGAACGAAGACGTTGTTGAAGCCATCAAAGAAGCCTGTCATAAATCCCATAACGTACCGGATTTCACCATTGAACCGGACGCTGAGAAATATCCAGGCACCCGCCCGGTCAGGGATGGGCAGGAAATTACATGGATCTGGGACGAACATTTCCACCATGCCTTTCCGGACAAAGAAGATGAATTTTTGGCTGAAAAATTCCATGATCTTCCCTTTCTTGTGACCTGCAACCATTGTAAAAACCCGCCCTGTGTACAGGCATGCCCTACCCAGGCAACGTTCAAACGGGAAGACGGCATTGTCATTATGGACTACCACCGCTGCATCGGCTGCCGGTTCTGCATGGCAGCCTGTCCATACGGCTCAAGAAATTTCAACTTCAGAGATCCACGTCCCTTCATTGAAGAGACAGATCCGGATTTCCCTACCCGTACCAAGGGTGTGGTTGAAAAATGCAACCTGTGCGCCGAACGTCTGGCCAAAGGTGAGCAGCCCCATTGTGTGGAAGCAAGCGAAGGCGCCATCGTCGTCGGAGACCTGGAAGATCCTGAATCAGAAATCAGACATCTTCTGGCCGAACATTATACAATCAGACGTAAACAATCCCTGGGTACCGAACCCAGTGTTTACTACATCGTTTAA
- the dsrJ gene encoding sulfate reduction electron transfer complex DsrMKJOP subunit DsrJ, with amino-acid sequence MSKNMIMAGLVVFVLAVLSPFWFNLITSTQAAPKPELLGKAATVKKCVLEKYEMRAEHMYLLDVWRDSVVRTGDRKYTGTNGETFNMSLSTGENSCLGCHEDKAKFCDSCHDYASVSPYCWECHTNPKEIE; translated from the coding sequence ATGAGTAAAAATATGATTATGGCAGGACTTGTGGTATTTGTGCTCGCCGTTCTTTCTCCGTTTTGGTTCAACTTGATCACAAGCACACAGGCCGCGCCTAAACCGGAATTGCTGGGGAAAGCAGCAACAGTCAAGAAATGCGTTCTGGAAAAATATGAAATGCGGGCAGAGCATATGTATTTGCTGGATGTGTGGCGTGATTCTGTTGTACGCACCGGCGACCGTAAATATACCGGAACCAACGGCGAGACCTTTAACATGAGCCTGTCCACAGGTGAAAACTCCTGCCTGGGCTGCCATGAAGACAAAGCCAAATTCTGTGACAGCTGCCACGACTATGCCTCTGTAAGCCCCTATTGCTGGGAATGTCACACCAACCCCAAGGAGATTGAATGA
- a CDS encoding (Fe-S)-binding protein, whose translation MADELTPDEALDKIDFSPRSSSEPRNWLDTTKSVQIRPGMYCYAAKPESVETLGLPNAREWNPLEDDWKLPENWQEILHEGIKERLERFRTFKIFMDICVRCGACADKCHFFLGTGDPKNMPVLRAELLRSIYRNDFTFAGKLLKNIPGGKRLLGAREMSLEALKEMWYYFFQCTECRRCSVFCPYGIDTAEITIIGRELLNLLGLNIDWIATPVSNCYQTGNHLGIQPHAFKDMLEFFVEDIEDITGVDCTPQFQKKGADILFITPSGDVFADPGTYTCQGYMILFKYLKDKYGLDVTWSTYASEGGNFGFFTSHETMKRLNAKMYAEAKRLGVKWILGGECGHMWRVINQYMGTMNGPADFLEVPVNPITGTRFENAASTKMVHICEFTADLIKHGKLELDKSRNSNRILTFHDSCNPARGMGLLDEPRYCIKACADEFYEMPPNTIREQTFCCGSGAGLNAGENIELRMAGALPRANAVKYVHEKFGVNSLATICAIDRAALPTMCEYWVPEVDVIGVHELVGNALILPGEKERTEDLRMEPLPGVEEE comes from the coding sequence ATGGCTGACGAACTTACACCGGATGAAGCATTAGACAAAATTGACTTTAGTCCCCGGTCTAGCTCCGAGCCTAGAAACTGGCTGGACACTACCAAATCCGTTCAGATTCGGCCAGGTATGTATTGCTATGCAGCCAAACCGGAAAGTGTTGAGACCTTGGGCCTTCCCAATGCCAGGGAATGGAATCCACTAGAGGATGACTGGAAACTGCCGGAAAACTGGCAGGAAATCCTGCACGAAGGAATCAAGGAACGGCTGGAGCGTTTCCGTACTTTTAAAATATTCATGGACATCTGCGTGCGCTGCGGCGCCTGTGCAGACAAATGCCATTTCTTCCTGGGAACCGGAGATCCTAAAAACATGCCGGTACTGCGGGCCGAGTTGCTGCGCTCTATTTACCGCAATGACTTTACCTTTGCCGGAAAACTCCTGAAAAATATTCCAGGTGGCAAGCGTCTTTTAGGTGCCAGGGAAATGAGCCTGGAAGCACTCAAGGAGATGTGGTACTACTTTTTTCAATGTACGGAATGCCGGCGCTGCTCAGTGTTCTGCCCCTATGGCATTGACACGGCCGAAATTACCATCATAGGCCGTGAGTTGCTCAATCTTTTGGGCCTGAATATTGACTGGATTGCCACTCCGGTTTCCAATTGTTACCAGACCGGAAACCATTTAGGCATCCAGCCCCACGCCTTTAAAGACATGCTGGAATTCTTTGTTGAAGACATTGAAGATATCACCGGGGTTGACTGTACGCCTCAGTTCCAGAAAAAAGGCGCAGACATCCTTTTTATCACCCCCTCTGGTGACGTATTTGCCGATCCCGGCACATATACCTGCCAGGGCTATATGATCCTGTTTAAATATCTCAAAGATAAATACGGACTGGATGTCACCTGGTCAACCTATGCTTCCGAAGGCGGCAACTTCGGGTTCTTTACCTCCCATGAAACCATGAAACGGCTTAACGCTAAAATGTACGCCGAAGCAAAACGTCTGGGCGTCAAATGGATTCTGGGCGGGGAGTGCGGTCATATGTGGCGGGTTATCAACCAGTACATGGGCACCATGAACGGTCCTGCCGACTTCCTTGAAGTGCCGGTGAACCCCATCACGGGTACCCGGTTTGAAAATGCCGCATCCACCAAGATGGTTCACATCTGCGAATTCACAGCTGACCTGATCAAACACGGCAAGCTTGAACTTGACAAGAGTCGTAATTCCAACCGGATCCTGACCTTCCACGATTCCTGCAACCCTGCACGTGGCATGGGACTTCTGGATGAACCCCGGTATTGTATCAAAGCATGTGCGGACGAGTTTTATGAAATGCCGCCCAACACCATCCGTGAACAGACCTTCTGCTGCGGTTCAGGCGCCGGGCTCAATGCCGGCGAAAATATTGAATTGAGAATGGCCGGTGCCCTTCCCCGGGCCAATGCCGTTAAATATGTTCATGAGAAATTCGGGGTCAACTCTCTAGCCACCATTTGCGCCATTGACAGGGCAGCACTTCCCACCATGTGTGAATACTGGGTGCCTGAAGTCGATGTCATCGGCGTTCACGAACTTGTGGGCAATGCGTTGATTCTGCCGGGTGAAAAGGAAAGAACCGAGGACCTGAGAATGGAACCCCTGCCCGGGGTAGAGGAGGAATAA